A single window of Nocardia sp. NBC_01327 DNA harbors:
- a CDS encoding effector binding domain-containing protein, with translation MTYSIVVRPGGVYGGLVVPRVRPSFKVSNSELIEFLRDRLRDRDGDELPLATVYVPDPAGNYNVLVSYQYPTPEQAPIGDVLIRVPKGVYARFQPNGDYHDPAEDVWAQVDDATASAEISRAYREEIEIWSGPSELELFISILI, from the coding sequence ATGACCTATTCGATCGTGGTGCGGCCGGGCGGCGTGTACGGCGGCCTCGTGGTGCCGCGGGTGCGGCCCAGCTTCAAGGTCAGCAACAGCGAGCTCATCGAATTCCTGCGCGACCGGCTGCGCGACCGCGACGGCGACGAACTTCCCCTGGCCACCGTGTACGTGCCGGATCCGGCCGGGAACTACAACGTCCTGGTTTCCTACCAGTACCCGACGCCCGAGCAGGCTCCGATCGGCGATGTGCTGATCCGGGTTCCCAAGGGTGTCTACGCCCGCTTCCAACCGAATGGTGATTATCACGATCCGGCCGAGGATGTGTGGGCTCAGGTGGACGATGCGACCGCCTCGGCGGAGATTTCCCGGGCCTACCGCGAGGAGATCGAGATCTGGTCGGGGCCCTCCGAACTGGAGTTGTTCATCTCGATCTTGATCTGA
- a CDS encoding GyrI-like domain-containing protein, with translation MQFEIVERDETWVAGLPVRSPKRALGELRDHDLEVAWAAVLHQELGGPLASAYTDYAAELGTYNTQIVGYQCESFDEVTRGHVVARLPRGTYARFSSVGSFPQVMTDLWTQIAYAEEHNHIRRTHSGDFECYPHAYKIELYLAVEPS, from the coding sequence ATGCAGTTTGAGATCGTCGAGCGGGACGAGACATGGGTCGCCGGACTGCCGGTGCGCAGCCCCAAACGTGCTCTCGGTGAACTGCGCGACCACGATCTGGAAGTGGCCTGGGCCGCTGTCCTGCATCAGGAACTCGGCGGCCCGCTCGCCTCGGCCTATACCGATTACGCGGCCGAACTCGGCACCTACAACACGCAGATCGTCGGATACCAGTGCGAGTCCTTCGACGAGGTCACCCGCGGTCACGTGGTGGCCCGGCTGCCGCGCGGGACCTATGCCAGATTCTCTTCGGTCGGTAGCTTTCCGCAGGTGATGACCGATCTCTGGACCCAGATCGCCTACGCCGAGGAGCACAACCACATCCGGCGCACGCACAGCGGCGATTTCGAGTGCTATCCGCACGCCTACAAGATCGAGCTGTACCTGGCGGTCGAGCCCTCATGA
- a CDS encoding trimeric intracellular cation channel family protein encodes MSDLVELGNAVGTAQKVGNLVGVFAFGVSGALLAVRRNFDVVGIAVLAVCTATGGGILRDLIIGETPPTAFVHVSYAATALLAAALIFFWHPPHRVTRTPLLMADGVGLGIFCVTGTVSAFQHGLPATSAAALGVVTAVGGGVVRDVLAGITPSVLSDGELYAVPALLGSAATAVLLHHGQYTYWTGGLAGAGAVVLRFLALWRHWRAPLARPHRRRDPA; translated from the coding sequence GTGAGTGATCTCGTCGAGCTCGGCAATGCCGTCGGGACGGCCCAGAAGGTCGGAAATCTGGTGGGCGTGTTCGCATTCGGCGTGTCGGGTGCGCTGCTCGCGGTGCGCCGGAATTTCGATGTGGTCGGCATCGCGGTCCTGGCGGTCTGCACCGCGACGGGCGGCGGCATCCTGCGCGACCTCATTATCGGTGAGACTCCGCCGACGGCCTTCGTGCATGTCAGTTATGCGGCCACGGCCCTACTGGCCGCTGCTCTCATCTTCTTCTGGCATCCACCGCATCGAGTCACCCGCACCCCGCTGCTGATGGCCGATGGGGTCGGCCTCGGGATCTTCTGTGTGACCGGCACTGTCAGCGCTTTTCAGCACGGACTTCCGGCCACCTCGGCGGCGGCGCTGGGTGTGGTCACCGCGGTCGGCGGCGGCGTGGTCCGGGACGTACTGGCCGGAATCACACCCAGCGTGCTGAGTGACGGTGAGCTCTACGCGGTGCCCGCGCTGCTCGGCTCGGCCGCGACCGCGGTACTGCTGCACCACGGCCAATACACCTACTGGACGGGCGGTTTGGCGGGCGCGGGCGCGGTGGTGCTCCGCTTCCTCGCGCTCTGGCGGCACTGGCGTGCACCCCTGGCCCGGCCGCACCGCAGGCGCGATCCGGCGTGA
- a CDS encoding uracil-DNA glycosylase: MCRTIAELEAQLTACRACPRLVEWREQVAHDKRAAFRDENYWGKPVPGLGPDDARVLIVGLAPAAHGGNRTGRMFTGDRSGDVLFAAMHAAGLSNQPQSTHLGDGLQLLGTRVTAPVHCAPPDNKPTPTERDTCRHWLVTELGLMAPTVRSIVVLGGWGWQALLPALSESGWEIPKPKPRFGHGVHYELAPARDDRAPLHLFGSYHVSQQNTFTGRLTPAMLEAVLVEAKTAAGLDND; the protein is encoded by the coding sequence GTGTGCCGGACAATTGCGGAGCTCGAAGCGCAGCTCACAGCCTGTCGCGCCTGCCCCCGACTGGTCGAATGGCGGGAACAGGTCGCGCACGACAAACGCGCCGCATTTCGTGACGAAAATTACTGGGGCAAACCAGTTCCCGGACTAGGCCCGGACGACGCCCGAGTCCTCATAGTCGGCCTGGCCCCAGCCGCCCACGGCGGCAATAGAACTGGCCGCATGTTCACCGGAGACCGCAGCGGCGACGTACTGTTCGCCGCCATGCACGCCGCCGGCCTGAGCAACCAGCCCCAGAGCACCCACCTCGGCGACGGCCTGCAGCTCCTGGGAACCCGAGTCACCGCCCCGGTCCACTGCGCCCCACCCGACAACAAACCAACCCCCACCGAACGCGACACCTGCCGCCACTGGCTCGTCACCGAACTGGGCCTGATGGCACCAACTGTCCGCTCCATCGTGGTCCTCGGCGGCTGGGGCTGGCAGGCCCTACTCCCCGCACTGTCCGAATCCGGCTGGGAAATCCCGAAACCCAAGCCGCGCTTCGGACACGGCGTTCATTACGAACTCGCGCCCGCGCGGGACGACCGCGCGCCACTCCACCTATTCGGGAGCTATCACGTAAGCCAGCAGAACACCTTCACTGGACGACTCACACCCGCGATGCTTGAAGCCGTACTGGTCGAAGCCAAGACCGCCGCCGGCCTGGATAACGACTGA
- a CDS encoding TetR/AcrR family transcriptional regulator: MNRREPSRSAGSGGDTPVKRRRSQTRQRLLDAAFDAFAEDGLGRCTVEQICERAGFTRGAFYSNFTSLEELFLAMWEQRSAAMLEQVTAVLDTDLPVDDPQQVVEHVLAAVPVDDKWFRITSEFTAHALRNPPLRRVMVAREEAISAALTPVLTRLLKRAGRQVPDPVALSRALIAVHDGTMAQCLLEPDSPSLRTYRLDLFLRVLDSYTTPLDSP, translated from the coding sequence ATGAATCGCCGCGAACCGTCGCGAAGCGCGGGTTCCGGCGGCGATACGCCGGTCAAGCGGCGACGGTCGCAGACTCGGCAGCGGTTGCTCGATGCGGCATTCGATGCCTTTGCCGAAGACGGGCTGGGTCGATGCACTGTCGAGCAGATCTGTGAGCGGGCCGGATTCACGCGCGGCGCGTTCTATTCGAACTTCACCTCATTGGAGGAGTTGTTCCTCGCCATGTGGGAACAGCGCTCGGCGGCAATGCTCGAGCAGGTGACCGCGGTGCTGGACACCGACCTCCCCGTCGACGATCCGCAGCAAGTGGTAGAGCATGTGCTGGCCGCAGTCCCCGTGGACGACAAGTGGTTTCGCATCACCTCCGAATTCACCGCCCACGCCCTCCGCAACCCACCCCTGCGCCGAGTGATGGTCGCCCGCGAGGAAGCCATCAGCGCCGCCCTCACCCCCGTCCTCACCCGCCTCCTGAAGCGCGCCGGCCGCCAAGTCCCCGACCCGGTAGCCCTGAGCCGAGCCCTGATCGCAGTCCACGACGGCACCATGGCCCAATGCCTCCTGGAACCCGACAGTCCCTCCCTCCGCACCTACCGCCTAGACCTCTTCCTCCGAGTCCTCGACTCCTACACCACCCCCCTCGATTCCCCCTGA
- a CDS encoding pyridoxamine 5'-phosphate oxidase family protein gives MPTPEPTLPEIQEAITDLLRTEQLATLATLDAEGHPSASAMHITADGLITYMHTFHNNRKHAQMQHNPNVSYVTSYFPPDGYTGRADIRSLQIQGRATLVTDPAEIQHAVQLSFEQFPWLADTSLYNNIKPPDQGQQVFYRIDPTRGLWSDHRIRQLWRIHLDFSLDGRTITATHPYNTPHRRP, from the coding sequence ATGCCCACCCCAGAACCAACCCTCCCCGAAATCCAGGAAGCGATCACCGACCTACTCCGCACCGAACAACTGGCCACCCTGGCCACCCTCGACGCCGAAGGCCACCCCTCCGCCTCCGCCATGCACATCACCGCGGACGGCCTCATCACCTACATGCACACCTTCCACAACAACCGCAAACACGCACAGATGCAACACAACCCGAACGTCAGCTACGTAACCAGCTACTTCCCACCCGACGGCTACACCGGCCGAGCCGACATCCGCTCCCTCCAAATCCAAGGCCGAGCCACCCTGGTCACCGACCCCGCCGAAATCCAGCACGCAGTCCAACTCAGCTTCGAGCAATTCCCCTGGCTAGCAGACACATCCCTCTACAACAACATCAAACCCCCCGACCAAGGCCAACAGGTCTTCTACCGCATAGACCCCACCCGAGGCCTCTGGTCCGACCACCGAATCCGCCAACTCTGGCGCATCCACCTAGATTTCAGCCTCGACGGCCGCACCATAACCGCCACCCACCCCTACAACACCCCCCACCGCCGCCCCTGA
- a CDS encoding phytoene desaturase family protein produces the protein MAEHDVIVVGAGHNGLTAAAYLAAAGLDVLVLESKPEIGGGVVSEEVTLPGHHHDLHAAAHIFIQGNPMIREDELGLLSEHGLSYVYPDPSMSVVFPDGDFIAFYSDVHKTAETIARISPADAENYLRFYEFASPLLDQLLPSLFVPPAPLGALFAQLEQSEIGRETMRVLMMSYLDVCNEWFEHPKVKAALVRWVSELLVAPDEGGTGAFLLLMVPFIHRYGMGLAIGGSQSLSDALAAALAARGGSIRTGMKVEQFRFEGDRVVGVRCADGAEFTARRAVLADLNIKQIPAMVDHRFGPEWERQVNRIKPASFRLVAGHIVLSEPPEFRAGPEVTEAGFQEITLPLPELLRTFDQLKYGEPVHTIPTVSTATRWDSTRAPDGHHTLYLLGYAPMELAEGDWDTRKEEIFDRVFATFSEMTTNITAAQVLSRVVHSPLDMARYNEAWVDGDAGHFGCQLFQFMGFRPLPNMGYRLPADGFYLVGPSTHPGQGVTGGARAAALAVLADLGLSFPAPA, from the coding sequence ATGGCTGAGCACGACGTGATCGTGGTGGGCGCGGGCCACAACGGGCTCACCGCCGCGGCGTATCTGGCCGCGGCCGGGCTGGATGTGCTTGTGCTGGAATCGAAGCCGGAGATCGGCGGCGGCGTGGTCAGCGAGGAGGTGACCCTGCCCGGTCATCATCACGACCTGCATGCCGCGGCGCACATCTTCATCCAGGGCAATCCGATGATTCGGGAGGACGAGCTCGGCTTGCTGTCGGAGCACGGGCTCAGCTATGTGTATCCGGACCCGAGTATGTCGGTGGTCTTCCCCGACGGGGACTTCATCGCCTTCTACTCGGATGTGCACAAAACCGCGGAGACCATCGCCCGGATCTCCCCGGCGGACGCCGAAAACTATTTACGCTTCTATGAATTCGCCAGTCCGCTGCTGGATCAGCTGCTGCCCTCACTGTTCGTCCCGCCCGCACCGCTGGGCGCCCTGTTCGCACAGCTCGAGCAGAGCGAAATCGGCAGGGAGACAATGCGAGTGCTCATGATGAGCTATCTCGACGTCTGCAATGAATGGTTCGAACATCCGAAAGTCAAAGCCGCCCTGGTGCGCTGGGTATCGGAACTGCTGGTCGCGCCCGACGAGGGCGGCACGGGGGCGTTCCTGCTGCTGATGGTGCCGTTCATTCACCGCTACGGCATGGGACTGGCCATCGGCGGATCACAATCGCTGTCCGACGCGCTCGCCGCGGCGCTGGCCGCGCGCGGCGGAAGTATCCGCACCGGAATGAAAGTCGAGCAATTCCGCTTCGAGGGCGATCGCGTGGTCGGCGTGCGGTGCGCCGACGGCGCCGAATTCACCGCCCGCCGTGCGGTATTGGCCGATCTGAATATAAAACAGATCCCCGCCATGGTCGACCACCGCTTCGGCCCCGAATGGGAACGTCAGGTCAATCGCATCAAACCGGCCAGCTTCCGGCTGGTGGCGGGCCATATCGTGCTGAGCGAACCGCCCGAATTCCGCGCCGGGCCGGAGGTGACCGAAGCCGGCTTCCAGGAGATCACCCTCCCGCTGCCCGAACTGCTGCGCACCTTCGACCAGCTGAAATACGGCGAACCCGTGCACACCATCCCCACGGTCTCCACCGCCACCCGCTGGGATTCCACCCGCGCCCCCGACGGCCACCACACGCTCTACCTGCTCGGTTACGCCCCCATGGAGCTCGCCGAGGGCGATTGGGATACCCGCAAGGAAGAGATCTTCGACCGCGTCTTCGCCACCTTCAGCGAAATGACCACGAATATCACTGCCGCCCAGGTGCTTTCGCGCGTAGTCCACAGCCCCCTCGATATGGCCCGCTACAACGAGGCCTGGGTGGACGGCGATGCCGGCCACTTCGGCTGCCAGCTCTTCCAATTCATGGGCTTCCGCCCCCTTCCGAACATGGGCTACCGCCTCCCCGCCGACGGCTTCTACCTCGTCGGCCCCTCCACCCACCCCGGTCAGGGCGTCACCGGCGGCGCCCGCGCCGCGGCCCTGGCCGTCCTGGCAGACCTCGGCCTGAGCTTCCCCGCCCCAGCCTGA
- a CDS encoding SDR family NAD(P)-dependent oxidoreductase — protein sequence MRFDGKTALITGSSEGIGYAIAAALVAEGARVVLTARREAALTAAVERLGPAASWVSGDISDPETARRAVDHALQTGDSLDLVVCNAGILIPGVVFAQPMAEVDRIIDVNLRGTIATVAAAAPALAKQPDSAIVVISSSIGRKPGPGTGVYGATKAALHYLVPTWASELGPMGIRVNGVCAGITETPGFRAGAAAIPGLEEGVLATNLIKRIATADEVAGPVLTLLDSGSGGFVTGSVWDIDGGYGLGAHHG from the coding sequence ATGCGCTTTGACGGTAAGACCGCTCTGATCACCGGATCGAGCGAAGGAATCGGCTATGCCATCGCCGCCGCGCTGGTTGCCGAAGGGGCCCGCGTGGTCCTGACCGCGCGGCGGGAAGCGGCACTCACCGCCGCCGTCGAGCGGCTCGGCCCGGCCGCGTCCTGGGTCAGCGGCGATATCTCCGATCCCGAGACGGCGCGCCGTGCCGTCGATCACGCACTGCAGACCGGCGACAGCCTGGATCTGGTGGTGTGCAATGCCGGAATCCTCATTCCCGGAGTGGTTTTCGCACAGCCCATGGCCGAGGTGGATCGCATTATCGATGTGAATCTGCGCGGCACCATCGCCACCGTCGCCGCGGCCGCGCCGGCTCTGGCCAAGCAGCCGGACTCGGCCATCGTGGTGATCTCCTCGTCCATCGGCCGCAAGCCGGGACCGGGTACCGGTGTCTACGGCGCGACCAAGGCCGCACTGCACTATCTGGTGCCGACCTGGGCAAGTGAGCTGGGGCCCATGGGAATTCGGGTCAACGGCGTATGCGCGGGCATTACCGAGACGCCCGGGTTCCGGGCGGGCGCCGCGGCGATACCCGGGCTCGAAGAGGGCGTTCTCGCCACCAACCTGATCAAGCGCATCGCGACCGCCGATGAGGTGGCCGGACCGGTGCTCACCCTGCTGGACTCCGGCAGCGGCGGATTCGTCACCGGCTCGGTCTGGGACATCGACGGCGGCTACGGACTGGGAGCACACCATGGCTGA
- a CDS encoding lipocalin-like domain-containing protein, with protein MPRPEELVGAWRLESFHDTDAAGGPITGPLGADPDGFLLYTACGHLAVGMMRTAPGAGPADYMGYGGRWRLDNGVLHHLILVCSRPDWVGVDQIRVAELDGDLLTIRTSPDNGRIVQWRRAVSTQGALLIDKESHAL; from the coding sequence ATGCCGCGGCCCGAGGAACTGGTGGGCGCGTGGCGGCTGGAATCCTTCCACGACACCGATGCGGCGGGTGGGCCGATCACCGGCCCGCTCGGCGCGGATCCGGACGGGTTCCTGCTCTACACCGCCTGCGGCCATCTCGCGGTCGGCATGATGCGCACCGCGCCCGGCGCGGGTCCTGCCGACTACATGGGGTACGGCGGCCGCTGGCGCCTCGACAACGGCGTCCTGCACCACCTGATCCTGGTCTGCTCCCGTCCCGACTGGGTGGGCGTGGATCAGATTCGGGTGGCCGAGCTGGACGGCGACCTACTGACCATTCGTACATCCCCCGACAATGGCCGAATTGTGCAGTGGCGCAGGGCGGTTTCCACCCAGGGGGCGTTATTGATCGATAAGGAGTCTCATGCGCTTTGA
- a CDS encoding acyl-CoA carboxylase subunit beta, which translates to MTEESTLPYSSDPATFDRIDELRLRKELAESGPDAAATERQYAKGKLTARERISLLLDPDSFTEIEALRRHRAVGFGLEHRPYTDGVVTGWGTVDGRTVFVYAHDFRIFGGALGEAHAEKIHKLMDLALSAGAPLVSLNDGAGARIQEGVTALAGYGGIFRRNTAASGVIPQISVMLGPCAGGAAYAPALTDFVLMVRGISQMFITGPEVVTAVTGESVTLEGLGGADIHAERSGVAHFVHDDEASCLADVRYLLSFLPQHNRELPPVAPTDDPADRRCPALTDLVPEVGTVPYDMREVIAEIADDGAYLEVHERWAGNIIVALARMDGHTVGFVANQPNCLAGTLDISASEKAARFVQMCDSMNIPLITLLDVPGFLPGVGQEHGGIIRHGAKLLYAYCNATVPRISIVLRKAYGGAYIVMDSRSVGADLALAWPTNEIAVMGAEGAANVVFRKQIAAAEDPAGMRAELVGRYARELMHPYYAAERGLIDDVIDPADTRSVLIRSLTMLRAKHADIPARKHGNPPQ; encoded by the coding sequence ATGACCGAGGAATCCACGCTGCCGTACTCATCCGATCCGGCCACCTTCGATCGCATCGACGAACTGCGCCTGCGCAAGGAGCTGGCCGAATCCGGGCCCGACGCCGCCGCTACCGAGCGTCAGTACGCCAAGGGCAAACTCACGGCGCGGGAACGTATTTCGCTACTGCTGGATCCGGATTCGTTCACCGAGATCGAGGCGCTGCGGCGGCACCGGGCCGTCGGATTCGGACTCGAGCACCGGCCGTACACCGATGGCGTCGTCACCGGATGGGGGACCGTGGACGGGCGGACCGTCTTCGTCTACGCACACGATTTCCGCATCTTCGGTGGCGCACTGGGCGAGGCGCATGCCGAAAAAATCCACAAGCTCATGGATTTGGCGCTCTCGGCCGGTGCGCCGCTGGTCTCGCTGAACGACGGCGCCGGGGCCCGGATCCAGGAGGGCGTGACGGCGCTGGCGGGCTACGGCGGCATCTTCCGGCGCAATACCGCTGCGTCCGGGGTGATTCCGCAGATCAGCGTCATGCTGGGGCCGTGCGCGGGCGGTGCGGCGTACGCACCCGCGCTGACCGATTTCGTGCTCATGGTGCGGGGCATCTCGCAGATGTTCATTACCGGGCCCGAGGTGGTCACCGCCGTCACCGGGGAGTCGGTGACCCTGGAAGGGCTGGGCGGCGCGGATATTCATGCCGAGCGGTCCGGGGTCGCGCACTTCGTGCACGACGACGAGGCGTCCTGTCTCGCCGATGTGCGGTATCTGCTGTCCTTTCTGCCGCAGCACAATCGGGAATTGCCGCCGGTGGCGCCGACCGATGATCCGGCCGACCGGCGCTGCCCCGCGCTCACCGATCTGGTGCCGGAGGTCGGCACCGTGCCCTACGACATGCGTGAGGTCATTGCCGAAATCGCGGATGACGGTGCGTATTTGGAGGTCCACGAGCGCTGGGCGGGCAATATCATCGTCGCTCTGGCCCGAATGGACGGGCACACCGTCGGTTTCGTGGCCAATCAGCCGAACTGCCTCGCGGGCACACTCGATATCAGCGCCAGCGAGAAGGCGGCGCGCTTCGTGCAGATGTGCGATTCCATGAATATTCCGCTGATCACGCTGCTGGACGTGCCGGGCTTCCTGCCCGGCGTCGGCCAGGAGCACGGGGGGATCATCCGGCACGGCGCGAAGCTGCTGTACGCCTACTGCAATGCCACCGTGCCGCGCATCTCGATCGTGCTGCGCAAGGCCTACGGCGGGGCGTACATCGTGATGGATTCGCGCAGCGTCGGCGCGGATCTGGCCCTGGCCTGGCCGACCAATGAGATCGCGGTCATGGGTGCGGAGGGCGCCGCGAATGTGGTGTTCCGCAAGCAGATCGCCGCCGCGGAGGATCCCGCCGGCATGCGGGCCGAGCTGGTCGGCCGGTACGCGCGCGAGCTCATGCACCCCTACTACGCCGCCGAACGCGGGCTGATCGACGACGTCATCGATCCGGCCGATACGCGTTCGGTGCTGATCCGCTCGCTGACCATGCTGCGCGCCAAGCATGCCGATATCCCCGCGCGTAAACACGGCAACCCGCCCCAGTAG
- a CDS encoding alpha/beta hydrolase, with translation MSRADPIRVVAPGVHRILLDANGIQLSALFSTPALNLPRATIVALHGAGMSSAYFHGLAHPDVSLLTTATRMGYAVLALDRPGYGASADLLPDGQSLAEQVDTVRAALASFTARNDIGAGLFLLGHSFGGKLALTLAGDAPEFGGVEVSGCGHRFAPLAPGAKVWKRNWGDLQLYPPGTFTQIGSAVDTPPPLELADTLTWPDTFAEVAARIRIPVQLSFAAQERWWRTDAAALGELPALFESAPRTSVARVPHAGHNISLGWAARAYHAGVLAFFETCLLDRAAA, from the coding sequence ATGAGCCGGGCCGACCCGATACGGGTGGTGGCTCCGGGTGTGCACCGGATACTGCTGGACGCCAACGGTATTCAGTTGTCCGCGCTGTTCAGCACCCCTGCGCTGAACCTGCCGCGGGCCACCATCGTCGCACTGCACGGGGCGGGGATGTCCTCGGCCTATTTCCACGGGCTCGCGCATCCCGATGTCTCACTGCTGACCACCGCCACCCGGATGGGGTACGCCGTGCTGGCTCTCGACCGGCCCGGGTACGGCGCGTCCGCGGATCTGCTGCCGGACGGGCAATCGCTCGCCGAGCAGGTGGACACGGTGCGCGCCGCACTCGCGAGCTTCACCGCGCGCAATGACATCGGGGCCGGGCTGTTCCTGCTCGGGCATTCCTTCGGCGGCAAGCTCGCGCTCACCCTCGCGGGCGATGCGCCGGAGTTCGGGGGAGTGGAGGTGTCCGGGTGCGGGCACCGGTTCGCGCCGCTGGCGCCGGGCGCCAAGGTGTGGAAGCGGAATTGGGGTGACCTGCAGCTGTATCCGCCGGGGACCTTCACGCAGATCGGCTCCGCGGTGGATACGCCGCCGCCCCTGGAATTGGCCGACACCCTGACCTGGCCGGACACCTTCGCGGAGGTGGCCGCGCGCATCCGGATTCCGGTACAGCTCAGCTTCGCCGCACAGGAACGGTGGTGGCGCACCGATGCCGCCGCGCTCGGCGAACTGCCCGCACTGTTCGAGTCCGCGCCCCGCACCAGCGTCGCCCGGGTACCGCACGCGGGCCACAACATCAGCCTCGGCTGGGCGGCGCGCGCGTACCACGCCGGCGTGCTGGCGTTCTTCGAAACCTGCCTGCTCGACCGCGCCGCCGCCTGA
- a CDS encoding aromatase/cyclase: MAETTAQTTESVTGQTEHGIEVAAPAATVYRLLAEVENWPQLFPPTIFADYLDNNEREQRIRIWATAGEGVKHWVSRRVLDPERRRIEFRQEVSSAPIAAMGGTWIVDTLPDDRSHVRLLHDYRAVSADRLSWIDDVVDRNSRTELAALKRSIELGDAGADSAFSFEDTVEVQGAAEDVFGFISDAHLWPERLPHVAGVELTEPGPGMQSLAMDTVAVDGSQHRTMSYRIVFPHHKIAYKQITMPALMTLHTGYWTVRPHQHGVSVSSQHSVVVNTDNIAAVLGPEADLAGAKAYVQRALSTNSLATLRHAKQYAEAGS; the protein is encoded by the coding sequence ATGGCCGAAACCACTGCGCAGACAACCGAATCCGTTACGGGACAGACCGAGCACGGCATCGAGGTCGCCGCGCCGGCGGCCACCGTCTACCGCCTGCTCGCCGAGGTGGAGAACTGGCCACAGTTGTTCCCGCCCACCATTTTCGCCGATTATCTGGACAACAACGAGCGGGAACAGCGCATCAGAATCTGGGCCACCGCGGGCGAGGGCGTCAAGCACTGGGTCTCGCGGCGCGTGCTGGATCCGGAGCGCCGCCGCATCGAATTCCGCCAGGAGGTCAGCAGTGCGCCGATCGCCGCCATGGGCGGCACCTGGATTGTCGATACGCTGCCCGACGACCGCTCCCACGTCCGGCTGCTGCACGACTACCGGGCGGTCAGCGCGGACCGGCTGAGCTGGATCGACGACGTGGTCGACCGCAATTCGCGCACCGAACTCGCGGCGCTGAAACGCAGTATCGAACTCGGTGACGCGGGTGCGGATTCGGCCTTCTCGTTCGAGGACACGGTCGAGGTGCAGGGTGCGGCCGAGGACGTCTTCGGGTTCATCAGTGACGCGCACCTGTGGCCCGAGCGACTGCCGCACGTCGCGGGGGTGGAGTTGACCGAACCGGGGCCGGGGATGCAGTCACTGGCCATGGATACCGTCGCCGTCGACGGGTCGCAGCACCGCACCATGTCGTATCGAATCGTGTTCCCGCATCACAAGATCGCGTACAAGCAGATCACCATGCCCGCACTGATGACACTGCACACCGGGTACTGGACGGTGCGGCCGCACCAGCACGGGGTGTCGGTGTCCTCGCAGCACAGCGTCGTGGTGAACACCGACAATATCGCCGCGGTGCTCGGGCCAGAGGCGGATCTGGCCGGCGCCAAGGCGTACGTGCAGCGAGCGCTGAGCACCAATAGCCTGGCGACGCTGCGGCATGCCAAACAGTATGCGGAGGCCGGATCATGA
- a CDS encoding SDR family NAD(P)-dependent oxidoreductase, with product MSQSHALVTGATSGIGLAVAQLLGAGGYRVYLGARTAENVATTVKQLREIGLDVDGGTVDVRSGDSVREFVTAATARFGPVDVLVNNAGISGGGVTADLGDEVWDNVIDTNLNSVFRMTREVLTTGGMRDRGRGRIINIASTAGKQGVVLGAPYSASKHGVVGFTKSLGNELAPTGITVNAVCPGYVETPMAQQVRRNYATLQQTTEEAVMAKFTAKIPLGRYCTPEEVAGLVGYLASDTAASITAQAMNVCGGLGNF from the coding sequence ATGTCGCAATCACATGCCTTGGTCACCGGCGCGACCAGCGGTATCGGCCTGGCCGTGGCCCAGCTGCTCGGGGCCGGGGGCTATCGGGTCTACCTCGGGGCGCGCACGGCCGAGAACGTCGCCACCACCGTGAAGCAATTGCGGGAGATCGGTCTCGACGTGGACGGCGGCACAGTCGATGTGCGGTCCGGCGATTCGGTGCGCGAGTTCGTCACCGCCGCCACCGCGCGCTTCGGCCCGGTCGATGTGCTGGTCAACAATGCGGGCATCAGCGGTGGCGGCGTCACCGCCGATCTCGGCGACGAGGTCTGGGACAACGTCATCGACACCAATCTCAACAGCGTCTTCCGGATGACCCGGGAGGTGCTCACCACCGGCGGTATGCGCGATCGCGGACGGGGTCGCATCATCAATATCGCCTCGACGGCGGGCAAACAGGGTGTGGTGCTCGGTGCGCCGTACTCGGCGTCCAAGCACGGCGTGGTCGGCTTCACGAAGTCTCTGGGCAATGAACTCGCGCCGACCGGCATCACGGTCAATGCCGTCTGCCCCGGCTATGTGGAAACGCCTATGGCACAGCAGGTCCGGCGGAACTACGCCACCCTGCAGCAGACCACCGAGGAAGCCGTCATGGCGAAGTTCACCGCCAAGATTCCGCTCGGCCGCTACTGCACGCCGGAGGAGGTGGCCGGGCTGGTCGGCTACCTGGCCTCCGATACCGCCGCATCCATCACCGCGCAGGCCATGAACGTCTGCGGCGGACTCGGAAACTTCTGA